Proteins co-encoded in one Odontesthes bonariensis isolate fOdoBon6 chromosome 24, fOdoBon6.hap1, whole genome shotgun sequence genomic window:
- the pbk gene encoding lymphokine-activated killer T-cell-originated protein kinase homolog, whose product MASTDESVFKTPKSVRVRSSRSSGSSGGGTPVNIPASPFMKKLGCGTGVNVYLMDRVGKLNASPWAVKKINSKCASKQTSVYQKRLNEEAEVLKGISHPNIVGFRAFATAKDGSKCLAMEYGGEQSLNDLIEKRREDGLKAFAAANIEKVALHVARGLQYLHNEKKLLHGDMKSCNVVIKGDFEAVKICDVGVSLQLDENMRVSDPKAEYIGTEPWKPKEALEEGEITDKADIFAYGLTLWEMMTLNMPHLQMLDYGDDDDDEEDSMEEFFNDDAYYECLGTRPELDAESLGSSYRRVVELFYLCTEEEPKNRPSAAQIVQALESNAPLDQAPSEVIVID is encoded by the exons ATGGCCTCTACCGACGAAAGCGTATTTAAAACCCCCAAAAGTGTCCGGGTGAGGAGCTCTAGGAGCTCTGGAAGCAGCGGAGGTGGTACCCCCGTCAACATCCCTGCCTCACCTTTCATGAAGAAGCTCGGTTGTGGGACTGGAGTCAACGTTTACCTCATGGATAG GGTTGGAAAGCTAAATGCGTCACCATGGGCTGTGAAGAAGatcaacagcaaatgtgcatccAAACAGACTTCTGTTTACCAGAAGCGCCTCAACGAGGAAGCAGAAGTCCTGAAGGGAATCAGTCACCCAAACATTGTTG GTTTCCGAGCGTTTGCCACAGCCAAAGACGGCTCCAAGTGTCTGGCCATGGAATACGGTGGCGAGCAGTCCCTCAACGACCTCATAGAGAAGAGGAGGGAGGACGGCCTGAAGGCTTTCGCCGCCGCCAACATAGAGAAAGTGGCGCTGCATGTGGCTCGCGGCCTACAG TATCTTCACAATGAGAAGAAGCTGCTGCACGGCGACATGAAGTCATGTAACGTGGTCATCAAAGGCGACTTCGAGGCCGTGAAGATCTGTGACGTTggtgtttctctgcagctcgATGAGAACATGAGAG TGTCCGACCCAAAAGCCGAATACATCGGCACAGAGCCGTGGAAGCCGAAGGAAGCTCTGGAGGAAGGCGAGATCACGGACAAGGCCGACATCTTTGCCTACGGCCTGACTCTGTGGGAGATGATGACTCTGAACATGCCTCACCTGCAGATGCTGGAttatggtgatgatgatgatgatgaag AGGACTCCATGGAGGAGTTTTTCAATGATGACGCGTATTATGAGTGTTTGGGGACGAGGCCGGAGCTGGACGCAGAGTCTCTGGGCAGCTCGTACCGGAGGGTGGTGGAGCTGTTCTACCTCTGCACCGAGGAAGAGCCAAAGAACAGACCTTCAGCGGCTCAGATCGTCCAGGCCTTAGAGAGCAACGCCCCGCTGGACCAAGCACCCTCTGAGGTGATCGTTATCGACTGA